From the Candidatus Rokuibacteriota bacterium genome, one window contains:
- a CDS encoding enoyl-CoA hydratase/isomerase family protein, producing MLEPRAAEDFVFKDLLYEKKDWVARITLNRPHVLNALSTNLLVELTEAVTDASWDDAVAVIVVTGSGERAFCAGGDVEEYATRYTRRPRDYWKYMGVFQAALDAIRNSGKPVVARLNGVVVGGGNELNLACDLAVAADHVRIRQVGARVGSVAAAGATQWLPLLVGDRRAREMLMTCDEITAEEALRWGLVNRVVPLGELDRAVDELCQKLIHKYPESLRYTKAQANFWKDLVWSLTIPHARDWLTVHYASLEPQEGMAAFVEKRPWDYLALRRRAAEGKSSEFRWGPYTRACQTCGAKYLPEEFAFCGRCGEPLVSG from the coding sequence ATGCTGGAGCCCAGAGCCGCCGAGGACTTCGTGTTCAAGGACCTGCTCTACGAGAAGAAGGACTGGGTCGCGCGGATCACGCTGAACCGCCCCCATGTGTTGAACGCGTTATCGACCAACCTCCTGGTCGAGCTGACCGAGGCGGTGACGGACGCGTCCTGGGACGACGCGGTGGCGGTCATCGTGGTCACGGGCAGCGGCGAGCGCGCATTCTGCGCGGGAGGCGACGTCGAGGAGTACGCGACCCGCTACACCCGCCGCCCGCGTGACTACTGGAAGTACATGGGCGTGTTCCAGGCCGCGCTCGACGCGATCCGGAACTCGGGCAAGCCGGTCGTCGCGCGCCTGAACGGCGTCGTCGTTGGCGGGGGCAACGAGCTCAACCTGGCCTGCGACCTGGCGGTGGCGGCGGACCATGTCCGCATCCGCCAGGTCGGGGCGCGGGTCGGGAGCGTGGCCGCCGCCGGCGCGACCCAGTGGCTGCCCCTTCTCGTCGGCGACCGCCGCGCCCGCGAGATGCTGATGACCTGCGACGAGATCACCGCCGAAGAGGCGCTCCGGTGGGGGCTCGTCAACCGCGTGGTCCCGTTGGGCGAGCTGGACCGGGCGGTGGACGAGCTCTGCCAGAAGCTGATCCACAAGTACCCCGAGTCTCTGCGCTACACGAAGGCGCAGGCCAACTTCTGGAAGGACCTGGTCTGGTCCCTGACCATCCCGCACGCGCGCGACTGGCTCACCGTCCACTACGCCTCGCTCGAGCCCCAGGAGGGGATGGCCGCTTTCGTCGAGAAGCGGCCGTGGGACTACCTCGCCCTCCGCCGCCGCGCGGCGGAAGGGAAGTCGAGCGAGTTCCGCTGGGGCCCGTACACGCGGGCGTGTCAAACCTGCGGCGCGAAATACCTGCCCGAGGAGTTCGCCTTCTGTGGCCGCTGCGGTGAGCCGCTGGTGTCGGGCTAA